Proteins encoded in a region of the Oscarella lobularis chromosome 5, ooOscLobu1.1, whole genome shotgun sequence genome:
- the LOC136187087 gene encoding SUN domain-containing ossification factor-like isoform X2: protein MLKGFAIASILTLAPFLLLDANEDESKTESLAPSDSGDEFESVSDKIVSATPDVLEEPKEIDSKGDASSVVDDDRKMETIGEEAKQDYEEEKNDVDDSKPVNDSSTLSDVDDVKAPNASKVIDDPETEIASLEEFKQRKLQEEEENKKKNNGQGSDGGGQPINNGVKANRKKLNNYASVDCGAEVIATNPEASKPGDILQENKDAYMLNPCSVYIWFIVKLCDIVRVSTIEIANFELFASTPESFQVFTSERYPTEDWVTLGTFHAREEKSVQSFPLEDQVYARFIKVELLSHFGSQHYCPISLFRVLGTSMVEEYEDQETEKSDGISGTSKAKDNVLVIESPDFDDEDADWSDGIINSVIKTLSSSFSPGGIYNYFTRLFRNGSNEEELATNETKNLKESLDSDENVTASSLDDSGEIKASDEETPVDVPDSVGKDAVPLPEKENVEVKTSQNGVEDAPIHLAPSTDQSHSEEPASKSAFQEAVNTDPQPVDERSSTNTERLSSDSDAVASESSPPMTSNDQEEVNHSLKPVTGGNEQMNSTNGTEHGHHDAVEPGSVEVSNGSSPSPTTADSKEESANLNNSRVAFDVDNVTDDAAASNLSDDTPAMAPHLNQQGNQKESVFIRLGNKIKNLEANLSLISTYLDELGYSLKKFKKNSSEALRTADKRLTELNESQCYQQDIIAERITLLVAIQGRLLEVTEEMQKEWLLTKTQFVYVLAGVFAILFAAIFGFLWIVNKRLKSAVETVKRSQREQDVLKQALLRLAHGNGTVRRRQVNGDDGENRIARADRKLGGRDLPVSSVHPKDSGYIDTDSIVARDSNQLGRKNIDEQSSRWSAVRWVQRAFFWRQPAPEEQKEYSRLSAKKGLSPETKRALKQSKGL, encoded by the exons ATGCTGAAGGGCTTTGCCATCGCGTC GATTCTTACACTCGCGCCGTTCCTCCTTCTCGATGCGAACGAAGACGAGTCCAAAACGGAGTCTCTTGCACCGTCAGACAGTGGGGACGAATTCGAAAGTGTCTCA GATAAAATTGTCTCCGCTACTCCTGACGTTTTGGAAGAACCAAAAGAGATTGATAGCAAAGGCGACGCTAgtagcgtcgtcgacgatgatcGCAAGATGGAAACGATTGGGGAGGAAGCGAAACAAGAttatgaagaagaaaagaa CGATGTGGACGATTCGAAGCCCGTCAACGATTCCTCGACGTTGAGTGACGTTGACGATGTCAAGGCGCCGAATGCCAGCAAAGTCATTGACGATCCGGAGACCGAGATAGCGTCCCTGGAGGAGTTCAAGCAGAGAAAGTtgcaagaggaagaagagaataagaagaagaataacG GTCAGGGTTCCGACGGTGGTGGGCAGCCGATAAATAACGGAGTAAAggcaaacagaaaaaagtTGAACAACTATGCGTCAGTAGACTGTGGAGCTGAGGTCATTGCAACCAATCCTGAAGCGAGT AAACCTGGCGATATTCTTCAAGAGAACAAGGACGCTTATATGTTGAATCCCTGCTCGGTTTACATATG GTTCATCGTGAAACTATGTGACATCGTTCGCGTCAGCACAATCGAAATTGCtaattttgaattgtttGCCTCAACTCCCGAGAGCTTTCAAGTGTTCACAAGCGAACG ATATCCAACGGAAGATTGGGTCACTTTGGGAACGTTTCATGCTAG GGAAGAGAAATCTGTTCAGAGTTTTCCGCTTGAAGACCAAGTGTATGCCAGATTTATCAAG GTCGAGCTTCTCTCTCACTTTGGCAGTCAGCACTATTGTCCAATCAGTCTCTTCCGCGTCTTGGGAACAAGCATGGTGGAGGAATACGAGGATCAGGAAACGGAAAAAAGCGATGGCATTTCAGGAACAAGCAAAGCGAAAG ACAACGTCTTGGTGATTGAGAGCCccgattttgacgacgaagatgctGACTGGTCTGACGGAATCATAAACTCAGTTATTA AAACGCTATCGTCAAGTTTTTCTCCCGGTGGCATTTATAACTATTTTACTCGTCTCTTTCGCAATGGCTCCAACGAGGAAGAGTtggcgacgaacgaaacAAAGAATCTCAAGGAGTCTCTTGACAGTGACGAGAACGTTACTGCATCGAG TTTGGATGACTCGGGTGAAATTAAAGCGAGTGACGAGGAGACACCAGTTGACGTCCCAGATTCAGTAGGAAAGGATGCCGTACCATTgccagagaaagaaaacgttgaagTCAAAACCAGTCAAAATGGTGTCGAAGATGCTCCAATTCATTTGGCCCCGTCCACCGATCAGAGTCATTCAGAGGAGCCGGCCTCTAAGTCTGCGTTTCAGGAGGCTGTTAACACTGACCCGCAGCCGGTTGATGAGCGTAGTAGCACCAACACTGAACGTTTGTCCAGCGACTCTGACGCTGTGGCGTCAGAGTCGTCTCCCCCAATGACGAGCAACGATCAAGAAGAAGTCAATCATTCTTTGAAGCCTGTGACTGGTGGCAACGAGCAAATGAATTCAACTAACGGGACTGAGCATGGCCACCACGACGCAGTGGAGCCAGGATCTGTGGAGGTGTCTAACGGCAGTTCTCCTTCTCCCACTACTGCTGATAGTAAAGAGGAGTCTGCAAACTTAAACAATTCTCGCGTTGCGTTCGATGTTGATAATGTGACGGACGATGCTGCCGCGTCGAATCTGTCTGATGACACTCCGGCCATGGCACCGCATCTGAATCAGCAGGGAAATCAGAAGGAGTCCGTTTTCATTCGACTGGGAAACAAGATAAAGAATTTGGAAGCGAATTTGTCTCTCATAAGCACTTATCTCGACGAGCTGGGATACAG TTTAAAAAAGTTTAAGAAGAATTCCAGCGAAGCGCTGAGGACTGCTGACAAGCGGCTGACGGAACTGAACGAGAGCCAATGCTATCAGCAGGACATA ATTGCTGAAAGGATCACTCTCTTGGTGGCAATCCAAGGCCGACTCCTTGAAGTGACGGAAGAAATGCAAAAAGAGTGGCTCTTGACAAAGACTCAG TTCGTCTACGTCCTTGCCGGCGTCTTTGCCATTTTGTTTGCAGCGATATTCGGCTTTCTTTGGATAGTGAACAAACGTCTAAAGTCGGCCGTGGAGACGGTGAAACGATCGCAACGGGAACAAGACGTGCTGAAGCAAGCGCTCCTGAGACTGGCGCACGGCAACGGAACAGTACGTCGCCGCCAGgtcaacggcgacgacggagaaaatAGGATCGCTAGAGCCGACAGAAAGCTGGGCGGAAGGGACTTACCTGTTTCTTCTGTTCATCCTAAAGACAGTGGGTACATTGATACTGATTCCATCGTCGCTCGAGATTCAAATCAACTG GGACGAAAGAATATCGATGAACAGTCTTCGCGGTGGAGCGCTGTACGTTGGGTTCAAAGAGCATTCTTTTGGAGACAGCCGGCGCCGGAAGAACAGAAAGAATATTCGCGACTGTCGGCAAAGAAAGGTTTGTCACCAGAAACAAAGCGGGCATTAAAACAATCAAAGGGACTATAA
- the LOC136187087 gene encoding SUN domain-containing ossification factor-like isoform X1 produces MLKGFAIASILTLAPFLLLDANEDESKTESLAPSDSGDEFESVSDKIVSATPDVLEEPKEIDSKGDASSVVDDDRKMETIGEEAKQDYEEEKNDVDDSKPVNDSSTLSDVDDVKAPNASKVIDDPETEIASLEEFKQRKLQEEEENKKKNNGQGSDGGGQPINNGVKANRKKLNNYASVDCGAEVIATNPEASKPGDILQENKDAYMLNPCSVYIWFIVKLCDIVRVSTIEIANFELFASTPESFQVFTSERYPTEDWVTLGTFHAREEKSVQSFPLEDQVYARFIKVELLSHFGSQHYCPISLFRVLGTSMVEEYEDQETEKSDGISGTSKAKDNVLVIESPDFDDEDADWSDGIINSVIKTLSSSFSPGGIYNYFTRLFRNGSNEEELATNETKNLKESLDSDENVTASSLDDSGEIKASDEETPVDVPDSVGKDAVPLPEKENVEVKTSQNGVEDAPIHLAPSTDQSHSEEPASKSAFQEAVNTDPQPVDERSSTNTERLSSDSDAVASESSPPMTSNDQEEVNHSLKPVTGGNEQMNSTNGTEHGHHDAVEPGSVEVSNGSSPSPTTADSKEESANLNNSRVAFDVDNVTDDAAASNLSDDTPAMAPHLNQQGNQKESVFIRLGNKIKNLEANLSLISTYLDELGYSLKKFKKNSSEALRTADKRLTELNESQCYQQDIIAERITLLVAIQGRLLEVTEEMQKEWLLTKTQFVYVLAGVFAILFAAIFGFLWIVNKRLKSAVETVKRSQREQDVLKQALLRLAHGNGTVRRRQVNGDDGENRIARADRKLGGRDLPVSSVHPKDSGYIDTDSIVARDSNQLVALTKKKKRSIGILPLQGRKNIDEQSSRWSAVRWVQRAFFWRQPAPEEQKEYSRLSAKKGLSPETKRALKQSKGL; encoded by the exons ATGCTGAAGGGCTTTGCCATCGCGTC GATTCTTACACTCGCGCCGTTCCTCCTTCTCGATGCGAACGAAGACGAGTCCAAAACGGAGTCTCTTGCACCGTCAGACAGTGGGGACGAATTCGAAAGTGTCTCA GATAAAATTGTCTCCGCTACTCCTGACGTTTTGGAAGAACCAAAAGAGATTGATAGCAAAGGCGACGCTAgtagcgtcgtcgacgatgatcGCAAGATGGAAACGATTGGGGAGGAAGCGAAACAAGAttatgaagaagaaaagaa CGATGTGGACGATTCGAAGCCCGTCAACGATTCCTCGACGTTGAGTGACGTTGACGATGTCAAGGCGCCGAATGCCAGCAAAGTCATTGACGATCCGGAGACCGAGATAGCGTCCCTGGAGGAGTTCAAGCAGAGAAAGTtgcaagaggaagaagagaataagaagaagaataacG GTCAGGGTTCCGACGGTGGTGGGCAGCCGATAAATAACGGAGTAAAggcaaacagaaaaaagtTGAACAACTATGCGTCAGTAGACTGTGGAGCTGAGGTCATTGCAACCAATCCTGAAGCGAGT AAACCTGGCGATATTCTTCAAGAGAACAAGGACGCTTATATGTTGAATCCCTGCTCGGTTTACATATG GTTCATCGTGAAACTATGTGACATCGTTCGCGTCAGCACAATCGAAATTGCtaattttgaattgtttGCCTCAACTCCCGAGAGCTTTCAAGTGTTCACAAGCGAACG ATATCCAACGGAAGATTGGGTCACTTTGGGAACGTTTCATGCTAG GGAAGAGAAATCTGTTCAGAGTTTTCCGCTTGAAGACCAAGTGTATGCCAGATTTATCAAG GTCGAGCTTCTCTCTCACTTTGGCAGTCAGCACTATTGTCCAATCAGTCTCTTCCGCGTCTTGGGAACAAGCATGGTGGAGGAATACGAGGATCAGGAAACGGAAAAAAGCGATGGCATTTCAGGAACAAGCAAAGCGAAAG ACAACGTCTTGGTGATTGAGAGCCccgattttgacgacgaagatgctGACTGGTCTGACGGAATCATAAACTCAGTTATTA AAACGCTATCGTCAAGTTTTTCTCCCGGTGGCATTTATAACTATTTTACTCGTCTCTTTCGCAATGGCTCCAACGAGGAAGAGTtggcgacgaacgaaacAAAGAATCTCAAGGAGTCTCTTGACAGTGACGAGAACGTTACTGCATCGAG TTTGGATGACTCGGGTGAAATTAAAGCGAGTGACGAGGAGACACCAGTTGACGTCCCAGATTCAGTAGGAAAGGATGCCGTACCATTgccagagaaagaaaacgttgaagTCAAAACCAGTCAAAATGGTGTCGAAGATGCTCCAATTCATTTGGCCCCGTCCACCGATCAGAGTCATTCAGAGGAGCCGGCCTCTAAGTCTGCGTTTCAGGAGGCTGTTAACACTGACCCGCAGCCGGTTGATGAGCGTAGTAGCACCAACACTGAACGTTTGTCCAGCGACTCTGACGCTGTGGCGTCAGAGTCGTCTCCCCCAATGACGAGCAACGATCAAGAAGAAGTCAATCATTCTTTGAAGCCTGTGACTGGTGGCAACGAGCAAATGAATTCAACTAACGGGACTGAGCATGGCCACCACGACGCAGTGGAGCCAGGATCTGTGGAGGTGTCTAACGGCAGTTCTCCTTCTCCCACTACTGCTGATAGTAAAGAGGAGTCTGCAAACTTAAACAATTCTCGCGTTGCGTTCGATGTTGATAATGTGACGGACGATGCTGCCGCGTCGAATCTGTCTGATGACACTCCGGCCATGGCACCGCATCTGAATCAGCAGGGAAATCAGAAGGAGTCCGTTTTCATTCGACTGGGAAACAAGATAAAGAATTTGGAAGCGAATTTGTCTCTCATAAGCACTTATCTCGACGAGCTGGGATACAG TTTAAAAAAGTTTAAGAAGAATTCCAGCGAAGCGCTGAGGACTGCTGACAAGCGGCTGACGGAACTGAACGAGAGCCAATGCTATCAGCAGGACATA ATTGCTGAAAGGATCACTCTCTTGGTGGCAATCCAAGGCCGACTCCTTGAAGTGACGGAAGAAATGCAAAAAGAGTGGCTCTTGACAAAGACTCAG TTCGTCTACGTCCTTGCCGGCGTCTTTGCCATTTTGTTTGCAGCGATATTCGGCTTTCTTTGGATAGTGAACAAACGTCTAAAGTCGGCCGTGGAGACGGTGAAACGATCGCAACGGGAACAAGACGTGCTGAAGCAAGCGCTCCTGAGACTGGCGCACGGCAACGGAACAGTACGTCGCCGCCAGgtcaacggcgacgacggagaaaatAGGATCGCTAGAGCCGACAGAAAGCTGGGCGGAAGGGACTTACCTGTTTCTTCTGTTCATCCTAAAGACAGTGGGTACATTGATACTGATTCCATCGTCGCTCGAGATTCAAATCAACTGGTAGCCttgacaaaaaagaaaaagcgatcAATAGGTATCTTACCTCTTCAGGGACGAAAGAATATCGATGAACAGTCTTCGCGGTGGAGCGCTGTACGTTGGGTTCAAAGAGCATTCTTTTGGAGACAGCCGGCGCCGGAAGAACAGAAAGAATATTCGCGACTGTCGGCAAAGAAAGGTTTGTCACCAGAAACAAAGCGGGCATTAAAACAATCAAAGGGACTATAA
- the LOC136187090 gene encoding histone deacetylase 6-like isoform X1 codes for MVEEVVSRLDDLAVDDRRGSRWATGLVYDELMTRHENTLNPWHPETPERIRRIWQALEESGCVRQCTRLPIRRASTEEIALQHQAFHIEDMKATAKMSEAKLQQLGDKYDSVYLNKFSYDCALLSLGGTLALTQAVLDNEVLNGMAVVRPPGHHAEQHCCAGFCLFNNIAIAAKWAKENRGVKKILIVDWDVHHGNGIQHMFESDPTVLYFSTHRYDYGRFYPGSPDANYDQIGKRKGTGFNINVPWNTAQMGDGDYLAAFSHILMPVAREFSPDLVFVSCGFDAAVEDPLGRCCVTPDGYAHMMHQLMSLTNGRVVVMLEGGYNLSSISQSAVACVKILLGNNPPKMDPVFPCPSALESIRNAMDAHAPYWKGLNVRGSVTSATADPDVSEDGAGAVASGGSSDDSKKTTIAELLKNITSDDDATLYAIQPLAWCPHLPEVAPVPRQGINVKDPCTVCGDVIENWICLRCYKVMCSRYANEHMIKHSSDEDHHVVLSFSDLSVWCYACDNYVDNEMIRAAKQSAHQSKFGEEMPF; via the exons ATGGTCGAAGAAGTCGTTTCGCGTCTTGACGACCTG GCTGTAGATGATCGTCGCGGCTCGCGATGGGC CACGGGACTCGTTTACGACGAATTGATGACGCGCCACGAGAACACCCTGAACCC ATGGCATCCGGAAACGCCcgaacgaattcgacgaatttggCAGGCACTGGAGGAAAGCGGATGCGTTCGACAGTGCACGAGACTTCCG ATACGACGCGCTTCAACGGAGGAAATCGCTCTGCAACATCA GGCGTTTCATATTGAGGATATGAAGGCAACGGCTAAAATGAGTGAGGCCAAACTGCAGCAGCTTGGAGACAAATATGATTCCGTTTACCTGAATAAA TTTTCATATGACTGCGCTCTTCTGTCGCTCGGCGGCACCCTGGCTCTGACGCAGGCAGTTCTTGACAATGAG GTTCTGAATGGTATGGCTGTTGTAAGGCCGCCTGGTCATCATGCCGAGCAGCACTGTTGTGCTGGATTTTGCCTTTTCAATAACATTGCAATTGCTGCCAAGTGGGCGAAGGAGAATCGCGGAGTGAAAAA GATTCTTATTGTTGATTGGGACGTTCACCATGGAAATGGGATTCAACATATGTTTGAATCGGATCCAAC CGTTCTTTACTTTTCCACTCACCGCTACGACTATGGAAGATTCTATCCCGGAAGTCCTGATGCCAACTACGATCAaattggaaagagaaaaggaacaGGATTCAACATCAACGTTCCATGGAATACT GCTCAAATGGGTGACGGCGACTATTTAGCTGCCTTTAGTCACATTCTCATGCCAGTGGCACGAGAG TTTTCTCCTGATCTCGTCTTTGTTTCCTGTGGATTTGACGCTGCTGTGGAAGATCCTCTG GGTCGTTGCTGCGTGACTCCTGACGGATACGCTCACATGATGCATCAACTGATGAGTCTCACCAACGGCAGAGTGGTAGTCATGTTAGAA gGTGGTTACAATTTATCGTCTATTTCACAATCTGCTGTTGCCTGCGTGAAAATCCTGCTTGGTAATAATCCGCCCAAGATGGATCCAGTTTTTCCTTGTCCAAG TGCTCTAGAATCGATTCGAAATGCAATGGATGCTCATGCTCCTTACTGGAAGGGCCTCAACGTTCGAG GGTCTGTCACTTCAGCAACAGCGGATCCAGATGTTTCAGAAGATGGAGCGGGTGCTGTTGCCTCGGGTGGTTCAAGTGACGATTCTAAG AAGACTACTATTGCGGAGTTACTGAAGAACATCAcatctgacgacgac GCGACATTATATGCAATCCAACCACTGGCTTGGTGCCCTCATTTGCCCGAAGTGGCTCCTGTTCCGCGTCAAGGCATCAACGTCAAGGATCCGTGCACAGTTTGCGGTGATGTCATTGAAAATTGGATCTGTTTGCGCTGTTACAAG GTAATGTGCAGTCGGTACGCCAACGAACACATGATAAAGCACAGTTCGGACGAAGATCATCACGTTGTGCTCAGCTTTTCAGACTTGTCAGTGTGGTGCTACGCGTGTGATAACTACGTGGATAATGAG ATGATCAGGGCAGCTAAACAGTCGGCTCATCAAAGCAAGTTTGGAGAAGAAATGCCCTTCTAA
- the LOC136187090 gene encoding histone deacetylase 6-like isoform X2 — MVEEVVSRLDDLAVDDRRGSRWATGLVYDELMTRHENTLNPWHPETPERIRRIWQALEESGCVRQCTRLPIRRASTEEIALQHQAFHIEDMKATAKMSEAKLQQLGDKYDSVYLNKFSYDCALLSLGGTLALTQAVLDNEVLNGMAVVRPPGHHAEQHCCAGFCLFNNIAIAAKWAKENRGVKKILIVDWDVHHGNGIQHMFESDPTVLYFSTHRYDYGRFYPGSPDANYDQIGKRKGTGFNINVPWNTAQMGDGDYLAAFSHILMPVAREFSPDLVFVSCGFDAAVEDPLGRCCVTPDGYAHMMHQLMSLTNGRVVVMLEGGYNLSSISQSAVACVKILLGNNPPKMDPVFPCPSALESIRNAMDAHAPYWKGLNVRGSVTSATADPDVSEDGAGAVASGGSSDDSKTTIAELLKNITSDDDATLYAIQPLAWCPHLPEVAPVPRQGINVKDPCTVCGDVIENWICLRCYKVMCSRYANEHMIKHSSDEDHHVVLSFSDLSVWCYACDNYVDNEMIRAAKQSAHQSKFGEEMPF; from the exons ATGGTCGAAGAAGTCGTTTCGCGTCTTGACGACCTG GCTGTAGATGATCGTCGCGGCTCGCGATGGGC CACGGGACTCGTTTACGACGAATTGATGACGCGCCACGAGAACACCCTGAACCC ATGGCATCCGGAAACGCCcgaacgaattcgacgaatttggCAGGCACTGGAGGAAAGCGGATGCGTTCGACAGTGCACGAGACTTCCG ATACGACGCGCTTCAACGGAGGAAATCGCTCTGCAACATCA GGCGTTTCATATTGAGGATATGAAGGCAACGGCTAAAATGAGTGAGGCCAAACTGCAGCAGCTTGGAGACAAATATGATTCCGTTTACCTGAATAAA TTTTCATATGACTGCGCTCTTCTGTCGCTCGGCGGCACCCTGGCTCTGACGCAGGCAGTTCTTGACAATGAG GTTCTGAATGGTATGGCTGTTGTAAGGCCGCCTGGTCATCATGCCGAGCAGCACTGTTGTGCTGGATTTTGCCTTTTCAATAACATTGCAATTGCTGCCAAGTGGGCGAAGGAGAATCGCGGAGTGAAAAA GATTCTTATTGTTGATTGGGACGTTCACCATGGAAATGGGATTCAACATATGTTTGAATCGGATCCAAC CGTTCTTTACTTTTCCACTCACCGCTACGACTATGGAAGATTCTATCCCGGAAGTCCTGATGCCAACTACGATCAaattggaaagagaaaaggaacaGGATTCAACATCAACGTTCCATGGAATACT GCTCAAATGGGTGACGGCGACTATTTAGCTGCCTTTAGTCACATTCTCATGCCAGTGGCACGAGAG TTTTCTCCTGATCTCGTCTTTGTTTCCTGTGGATTTGACGCTGCTGTGGAAGATCCTCTG GGTCGTTGCTGCGTGACTCCTGACGGATACGCTCACATGATGCATCAACTGATGAGTCTCACCAACGGCAGAGTGGTAGTCATGTTAGAA gGTGGTTACAATTTATCGTCTATTTCACAATCTGCTGTTGCCTGCGTGAAAATCCTGCTTGGTAATAATCCGCCCAAGATGGATCCAGTTTTTCCTTGTCCAAG TGCTCTAGAATCGATTCGAAATGCAATGGATGCTCATGCTCCTTACTGGAAGGGCCTCAACGTTCGAG GGTCTGTCACTTCAGCAACAGCGGATCCAGATGTTTCAGAAGATGGAGCGGGTGCTGTTGCCTCGGGTGGTTCAAGTGACGATTCTAAG ACTACTATTGCGGAGTTACTGAAGAACATCAcatctgacgacgac GCGACATTATATGCAATCCAACCACTGGCTTGGTGCCCTCATTTGCCCGAAGTGGCTCCTGTTCCGCGTCAAGGCATCAACGTCAAGGATCCGTGCACAGTTTGCGGTGATGTCATTGAAAATTGGATCTGTTTGCGCTGTTACAAG GTAATGTGCAGTCGGTACGCCAACGAACACATGATAAAGCACAGTTCGGACGAAGATCATCACGTTGTGCTCAGCTTTTCAGACTTGTCAGTGTGGTGCTACGCGTGTGATAACTACGTGGATAATGAG ATGATCAGGGCAGCTAAACAGTCGGCTCATCAAAGCAAGTTTGGAGAAGAAATGCCCTTCTAA
- the LOC136187093 gene encoding hepatocyte nuclear factor 1-beta-A-like has translation MPLPKKMATPEQKQYVKSLLEQQGITREILLSCFDDEPFPVEATLLHAGEKRKLTDAAEGPSKTRNLTEEDQQLVEELCRHDPIIAAKIIHAYIHKHGVLQRDIVNATSLSQSHLSQHLNNGTSMNLAKRRKLYEWYVEDQRTYGRGLDSSVSFASAVSSASESGNAVAAAAAAVTPTSGSSRSSRTRSQARRTKVKWCNEALKVLNDAYRLNPRPDKETRVELVRKCAALEAEHLEQKMSVPGSETPDVLTVVTEERVLTWFANKRKDELQRNRLQQAEAAVRLAATAQPHLHQMLSDTVQVDGIQGGSEPQHVLLVQTTPAGGVPGGTPQYVQVAIETSHASTTGTSFIVQNPIPVSSSRSSDSTPGATYVVESAMSGHVTTPVQQDMTVAAETVEVTTAEVESTSAAAASVVVGVETEVPMEGAPIAQITEEVVTGAREGDTNGIAQEREGEQRLQQNGNEKDDRMVTTVVTQVLDASISEGDQ, from the exons ATGCCCCTACCGAAGAAAATGGCCACGCCAGAGCAGAAGCAGTACGTAAAATCGCTTCTCGAACAGCAGGGCATTACGAGAGAAATACTCCTATCgtgtttcgacgacgagccttttcccgtcgaagcgacgttaTTGCACGCAGGCGAGAAACGCAAGCTaaccgacgccgccgaaggGCCGTCGAAGACGCGAAATCTCACCGAAGAGGACCAGCAGCTCGTCGAAGAGCTCTGCAG ACACGATCCGATTATCGCGGCGAAAATCATTCACGCGTACATTCACAAGCACGGCGTGCTCCAGCGCGACATCGTCAACGCGACGTCACTGAGTCAGAGCCACCTATCGCAGCACCTCAACAACGGCACGTCAATGAACTTAGCAAAGCGACGCAAACTCTACGAATGGTACGTCGAAGATCAGCGAACGTACGGACGcg GCTTGGATTCAAGTGTATCGTTCGCTTCGGCCGTGTCGTCCGCATCAGAATCCGGGAACGCTGtagcggcggcagcggcggcggtcacGCCCACGAGCGGAAGCAGCAGATCGTCTCGAACGCGATCGCAAGCGCGTCGAACCAAAGTGAAATGGTGCAACGAAGCGCTGAAAGTTCTCAACGACGCCTATCGGCTGAATCCTCGACCGGACAAGGAGACTCGAGTTGAGCTCGTGCGAAAGTGCGCCGCGTTGGAGGCGGAGCATTTGGAGCAGAAAATGTCCGTGCCCGGTTCCGAGACGCCGGACGTGCTCACCGTCGTCACCGAAGAGCGCGTGCTCACGTGGTTTGCGAATAAACGAAAGGACGAGTTGCAGCGAAATCGGTTGCAGCAGGCGGAAGCTGCTGTTAGATTGGCGGCAACGGCTCAGCCTCATCTGCATCAAA TGTTGAGTGATACGGTGCAGGTGGACGGGATTCAGGGGGGTTCTGAGCCTCAGCACGTGCTTCTCGTTCAGACGACTCCTGCTGGTGGAGTGCCTGGTGGAACACCTCAGTATGTTCAAGTTGCCATTGAGACGTCGCACGCTTCGACGACAGGGACGTCGTTTATCGTCCAGAATCCAATACCTGTGTCATCGAGTCGGTCATCTGATTCTACTCCTGGTGCTACTTACGTCGTTGAGTCGGCCATGTCTGGCCACGTGACTACACCAGTGCAACAGGATATGACTGTTGCTGCGGAAACGGTAGAGGTGACGACTGCTGAAGTCGAGTCGACGTCTGCGGCCGCCGCATCTGTTGTCGTTGGCGTGGAGACAGAAGTACCGATGGAAGGCGCGCCAATTGCTCAGATAACGGAAGAGGTGGTCACTGGTGCACGCGAGGGAGACACAAATGGTATAGCACAGGAACGCGAAGGTGAGCAACGATTGCAGCAGAATGgcaacgaaaaagacgacagGATGGTCACTACAGTGGTAACACAGGTGCTTGATGCTTCGATTAGCGAAGGAGATCAATGA